The sequence below is a genomic window from Prosthecobacter dejongeii.
AAAGTATTTCCCAGGAGTTCAGCACTGCTAAAACCATCCGCAGGCGAGATGGGTGGAGTGAATGCAGGCTTAGGCTCAGCCGCTGCGGGTGCCATGAAAGGATTCGAAACCGGAGGTTGCGCCTCGGGTGTGTGGACCTGAAAAGTCGGCGGTGGTGAAACTTCTCGTTCAAACGAAGATGCTTCTGGCTGCGGAGCCGCCGCAGGCATGCTGAAAGGATTCGCAAAAGCAGGGGCTGGAGACTGCAAACTGGCCATCGGCGCGGTAGGAAATACCGACGGTGAAGCTGGGGCCGATGGTGTCAAAGCAGGGGCCTCTGGCGCGCTAAACAGGGGGACAGAGGGCGCACTTTCCGTACTGCCAAAACCGCTGGCAGGCTGGAAAAGCGGAGCGGGCATCTCTCCAGCGGAAGGGGCTGCGAATGGGGAGGCCGAGGCTGGGGGTGATGCCTCCACCCGCATTGGCGCTGCTGCCACCGGGGCGACGGTGCCCATGCTGGCGAGGTTTGGCAACGTCGGCGGCGATGTCCCCGCCATGGCTCCCTGGATTTCTTCCTGAGGCACGCGGAGTTGGAAATCACGCTTGGCGTGGTTCAGGACATTGCGGAAGCCCACATCCGTCACGCCATCAATCAACAGTCCCAGTTCGACGAGCGGATTGGGCGACTGGGCCCATTCACGTACCAGCGAGGCGGGCTGGCTGGTCATGATCCACGTGGGAACCATGATGGGGTCAAAGCCCAATTCAGCGACGCTGTATCCCCGCAGAAAACTGGCGAGGCTGATGCGCAGATTCGGCGCACTCACCGTCGCCGCTGGCATAGCTGCGAAACTGGGGGGGGCTGCAACGGGGCGCACTGGGGCATCAGGCGCTGGCTGGCCCGTGGGGACTGCCTTAGGCCCGAACAAGCTAGTAAAAGGCGTCTCTGAGGCAACCGGAGCGGGAGCCGCAGGTGGAGGACTCATCGCCGCAAAGGGAGAGGCCGGAGTGGCCGCCGGCACCGCAGCAGTGGGGACTGCAAAAGGAGAAGCCGCAGCGGCTCCAGGGCTGGCAAACAAGCTCGCCGGCAACAAGGGCGGAGCTGAAACTGGCTCTGGAGATTTGGTACCGAAGGGAGAGGCGGGGGGGGCTTCCGCTGCCCCGTTCATCCCAGGGGCTACTGCGGCAAAGGGGCTGACGGGGAAGACGGGATGATTCCCTGCGCCAGGCAAGGATAAAGGAGCCTGAGCCTCACGTGGAATATCTGCTAGCGGGGGCGGAGGGCCGTTCCGGCGTGGTGGTAAAGCCGTCGCTGGAGATCCAGGAAAACCTTGAGCAGAAAATGGGCTGGCTGCGGGCTGTGCTGCCGCAAAGGGAGAAGCGCCACTCGGAGGCACCGCCGCCCCAGACTGCTGGGCACTGGCGATCAAACGCGGCAGCTTAGAAGCAGGCAACGGCACCATCCGCTGGTCCTGTGGGGATACAGGCGTCTGGAACAAGGCCGGACACACGCGATAGATCTCAAAAATCGGCAAAGCGGCCTGCCCACTACGCAGGGCGGCATCCAGCACCTGGGCGGCCACCGCCACCGGCTGCTCAGGGGACAGAGCATTCATCCGCACCAGTTCCGGGGGCAGTTGTGGCAGAACGTCTCCCACCGTTAAGACGGCACTGCTAGGCGCGCCCTGGGCCGCAAAAGGCGAGGCCTGAACTGGCGCTGCCTGCATGGACTCACCCGTCACCGTTTTAAACAATGGATTTGCCTGAGCTCCAAATGGGGAAGATACCGTGGGGGCCTGCATGGTCGGGGCCGCAGCATATCCTTGGGCAGGCGGCGACGCTGGATCCTGACCTTGGGGGTCGGTGCCAGACTGAAACATGCTGCGGAACGAAAATCCCATCGGGAGCGGGTACGGATTGAAAAAAATCTGGGTTCGCGAGAACGGAAGCACTCGCCGTTAAAAAAGAGCCTAGCGCCGCCCGTCACAAAATGTGCGCACGCCGTTTATACAACATAATAATCAAGAAGTCTTAAGTCCACATTTTTCCACCGGGAGATTTGCCTGATCTCCTCTCCAAAAGGTGCATGCGGCATCCTCATTTAAGAGCTTTTTCCGGCTTCTTTGCAGCCATTTCAGGCTTTTTGATTCATTTCAGCCCCATTAACCTGATTGCGATTGCCAGGGCGCTGGCTAAATTGCCCACAATGTCCAGCCTCACTTCCGAGCCGCGCATCGAGCCGGCAACCATTGAAGATATGCCTCAGCTCGTCGAGCTGCTGCTGGCGCTTTTCAGCGAAGAGGCGGACTTCCGGCCTGACAAAAACAAACAAGAGCATGGTCTGCGGCTGATCTTGGAACAACCGAACCGTGGCCGCATTTTTGTCCTGCGCACAGACCACATGGTCATAGGCATGGTGAATCTGCTTTTCACCATCAGCACCGCAGAGGGCGGGCTGGTCATTCTCATGGAGGATGTCATTGTCCATCCACAGCATCGCCGCATGGGATATGGCGGCAGGTTACTGGCACATGCCATCGAGTTTGCTCGCGAGAAGCACTTCCGCCGCATCACCTTGCTGACGGATAAACTCAGCGCGGAGTCTCAGACCTTCTTTGCCAAACATGGGTTCAGCTTCTCCAGCATGATCCCCATGCGTTTGGTCTTTGAGTGACATGAAGATGGATTAGCGAGCCGCTGGATTTGAAAAAGCAGCCGCAGTGAATTCTTTTTTCCGCCAAATGTCTCACCGAATGGTTTTTTGACTCGTTGATTCTTTGCTGTGAATCCCGTGCTCGCCTTCCCGATTTACGTACAGAAGCCAGCCACAAACCTGTATGCAGCCAATACAGCGGCGATGGACTGGTTTGTCATTGCCACGCTGTGCTTTTTCTTTTTCCTCCTGGGTTGTTTTGCCATGGCGGCTTGGCAGATCTGGCGGCGCACCACCCGCCCTGATCCACACATCCAATTGCTCATGGAACTCGCAGATAGCGACGAGGAAACCACCCTCAAAAAAGCAGATGAGCAGGCGCAGTCGTCCTCAGCCCAAAGTCAGCCCTGGGAGAAGCCGCAAGACTGGTGGAAGAGTTGAGCTAAATTCGAGAGATACTTTTAAGACGATAAGCCGTATAGTAAGTCATGCGTATTGGCATCACAGGGGCCACGGGGCTAATTGGGGAGGCTTTTGCGAAATTGGCCACGGCCAGCGGGCATGAGGTCATCGCTTACAGTCGGCGCAAAGTGCCGCCGACCGGCTCACTCAAGACGCTTCAACTTCCTCCTGAAGCCCCTGAAAAACTGCCAGAAACGCCCTTGGATGCGCTGGTGCATCTCGCAGGTGAGTCTCTAATGGGACTCTGGACATCCGATAAAAAAGCCCGCATCTGGAAAAGCCGGGTGGACTTAACCCAGGGGATGATGGCCCATTTAGAAACGTGGTCGCCCACACATCGCCCCTCCATCGTCCTCGCAGCCTCAGGCATCGGTTACTACGGCAGTTGTGGAGACACCTTGTTGGATGAAAAATCCCCACGCGGCTCTGGCTTCTTGGCAGAGCTTTGTGAGGCCTGGGAAAAGGCTGCCGGCCAAGCCAGCCACTGGGGCGCCCGTGTCGTTCATCTGCGCACCAGCATGGTTCTGGCTCAGGAAGGGGGCGCATATCCGCTGATGGCCCGTGCTTTTCGATTCGCGCTGGGAGGACGACTGGGAAAAGGACGGCAATGGATGTCCTGGATTCATGTCGAGGACGAGGCCGCACTCATTCTCTGGGCTTTGGAAAATCCCCAAGTTCACGGCCCCTTGAATCTCTGTGCTCCAAATCCTGAGCTGAACAGCAACTTCACCACGAAACTGGCCCACAGTCTAAAGCGGCCAGCCTTCCTCCACGTCCCAGCCCTGGCACTGCGGTTACTGCTGCGTGGCATGGCTGAGGAGATGCTGCTTTGTAGCCAACGCGCCATCCCAGGCAAAGCCACGGAACTGGGCTACCGGTTCGCCCACCCAAAGCTGGAAGATGCCTTTGCTTCCTTGAGTGGTGGGCGCATTTAAACCCTGCCGATGCAGATTCGTCTGGGTGCCTTTTTTGACAAACCCAGGCTGAGCACGCATAGGCTGTAAGCACGCACACTCCTTTTTCATGGCCGCCCTCCAAACCACCATCGGCATCATTTATGACTATGACCAGACGCTCAGTCCCACCTACATGCAGGACGAGACGTTGTTTCCCCACTTTGGCATTAACCCAGGCCAGTTTTGGAAAAGGAGCCGTGAACTGGTAGATCAGGAAGGGTACGACGGTGAGCTGGCTTACCTGAAATGCATGCTCGACTACCTGGAGATGGACCGCCCCTCGAACGAGGAACTGCGGGTGCTCGGGGCCAAACTGCGTTACTACAAAGGCGTGCCTGAAATCTTCAATGAGATGAATGGCATCCTGAGCAATCAGCATCGTTTGTTAGGCATCAAGATCGAGCATTACATCATCTCTTCAGGACTGAAGATCCTCCTGGATGGCAGCTCCCTAGCGCCTTTTGTGAAACGCATCTTTGGCTGTGAGTTCGGCCAGGATAAAGACGGCCGCATCAGCTTCCCCAAAAGGGTCATCAGCCACACCACCAAGACCCAATACATCTTCCGCATCAATAAAGGCATGCTGGAGCCGCATGAAGATGTGAATGATCACATGGACCCAGAGCTGCGGCCCATCCCCTTTGAAAACATGATTTATGTGGGCGATGGCCCCACGGACGTCCCTTGTTTCACCCTGATGAAACGCTACGGCGGCCACGCCATTGCCGTGTATAACCCGGATGAAACGAATCGCGCCAGCTTCCGTAAATGCTACCAACTCAGTGCCTTGGCAGATCGTGTGAAACACATCGCCCCGGCGGATTACCGCTCAGGCAGTCATCTGCGTTTGTTGTTAGAAGAAATGGTGCTCAGCATCGCAGATAACATCGTCCGCCGAAAGAAGCTGGAGATCGAAGAAGGGACTGTTTCAGCCCCCCATTTTTAAGGGTCGTTTACACATTCCCTGCAAGGTCCAGCCCCGACTCGATCGGGGCTGCATCCAGCAAATGATCAACCAACTGCCGCGCCACCCAGGGGGCACGCAAAACACCTTTAGACCCCAGGCCATTCATGAACGCGACCTGCGGGCGGCCGGGGTGACGGCCGATCAAGGCCTGATGCCCTTGGATGATGGGGCGCACTCCCGTCTGAGTGCCTGTAATGGCAAAGTCCTGCACCAGCAAAGACCGGAGTTTTTGGTCCAACGCAGCCAGCGCTAGCGGTGATGGTTCATGAGGCAGATCAAAATCCAGCTCATAGGTGGGCCCTGCACGCAGGCTACCATCTGGCCTTGGCAGTAGCCAGCATCCGCGGTTGATGATACGCCGTTCATGGCCTGTATCTGCCCTGAGGTTAAGGACGGTACCCCTAGCGGAGCGAAACGGCACCCAGTTAAACCAAGGATGCAGTGCCGCTTCCCAGCCTGTGCAAAAGATCGCCGTCGAAAAAAACTGGTCATTCCAAGACAGGCCAGAGTCCAGCAACGTCAACGACTCTGGAGAAACCTCCCCACTCTGCCACGCCCCCATGCTCTGGAAGAAATCGCGACTGGCTTTTAAAAACGCAGCACTGTCCAGCCAGCCACTGTGCCGCTGCTCAAAACCACCGTGTGGATTGGCAAAAAAAGCTGGATCCACCAGGGGTGTTTGCAGCGGCCTTAGGTAGGGCTGCACCTCCGGTTGAAGACGGCGCTTCTCCCAGAGGGCAGCGGCCTTTTCATCCCGCAGCAGACGCACGATGGGCACCTCATGATAAAAGCGCTGGTGCAGCCGAACCTCTAGCCCTTGATAAAAGGCGAGGGCCTCTGGGTAAAGTTCTCCATAACGCCAGTTCAGGTTCAGCCGCATGCCCGTGATCGGCGTGACCAGACCCGCAGCAACTTTAGACGAAGTCCGTTCTTCATCACGATCCACCACACAGAACGCCACGCCGCGCTGGTGCAGCCGCCAAGCGAGCGCCGTGCCTGCCAGCCCCTGGCCGATGATGAGAAAACGCGAATTCATGAATGCCTCCCACCCTTCCGACAGCCTGCAAGGAAAGGCAAATCTCACTGGATTCAATCGCTGGAAGATGGGAGGTTTATCACCGTGACGTTGCCCCATTCCAACCTACGACACTTTCTGCCTCGGCTTTTGTCATGCGGCATGTTTCTGCTGGCCCTGGCTGCGGAAGCTCAGGAAAAGGTCACCGTACAACTTAAATGGAAACATGCCTTCCAGTTTGCTGGCTACTATGCGGCGGTGGAGAAGGGCTTTTACCAGGAGGCCGGACTGGAGGTGACCTTAGTCGAAGGCGGGCCAGAAACACACTTTGCCAATGAGCTCACCTCGGGCCGCAGTCAGTACGCGGTCGCGCTTTCCTCCATGCTCATTCATCGCAATGAAGGACAGCCCCTGGTGGCTTTGGCCGCCATTCTCCAGCATTCGGCGGAGATACTGCTGGTGCCTGAAGTCAGCGGCATCAATACCCCGCACCAAATGGCTGGCAAAACCGTGGCCGTCTCTCCAGAGGATACCCCTGCCCTGCTGGCCATGTTTAAAAATGAAGGCCTAGCGGCGGATGCGGTGAAGACCATCCCCTATGAGTTCAATCCGGAAAAGATGCTCAGTGGTGTCATCGCCGGTATGGGGGCCTACACCATCAATGAACCCTTCATCCTGCGGGAGCGTGGGATTCCCTTCCGCTTGATCCAACCGCGTGACTATGGCGTGGATTTTTATGGGGACTGCCTCTACACGACTGAGGCTGAAATCCAAAAGCACCCAGCACGCGTGCGGGCGTTTTTAGATGCGACTTTGAAGGGCTGGCAGTATGCCATGAGCCACCGGGAAGAGATCATCGAACTGCTGAAAGACCGCTACCACTGCCCCCTGAGCCGCGAGGCCATGCACTACGAGGCGGATGAAATGGCACGACTGATGTTCTCAGAGCTGATTGACATCGGCCACATGAATGAAGGCCGCTGGCGGCACATCGGGGATACTTACGTGCGCCTGGGCATGCTGCCTGCAAACTACTCGCTGGAAGGTTTTCTCTATGAACGAAATCCCAAGACAGATCTCTCCTGGTTATGGTGGACTCTGGGCGGCACCATCGGCAGCACCCTGCTTTTAGCCGCCCTGGTGCTAGGACTGGTGCGGGTGAATAACCGCATTGCTCAAGCGGAACGGCAGGCCCGCGAAGCTCAAGCCATGCTGCAGACCGTCATCAATACCATCCCCGTCGGGGTGGTGTGGAAAGATCGGCAATCCCACATCCTGGGCTGCAACCAGCTCTTTGCCGACTACGCAGGCCTGGGCAGCCCCCAAAACGCCCAAGGGCTGACCCAGGATGGCCTAGCCTGGACGGATGAAAAAAGCCCGCACGATCTCCCTGACCAAGAGGTGATGGAGCAGGGTAGCTCCGTCCTTCTCGCTGAAAAAACCCTGCGCACAGCGAGCGGACAACTGCGCGCTTTTTATCAAAGCAAGGTGCCGCTGAAAAATGACCGAGGCGAAACCATCGGCCTATTGAGCGTCATTGAGGACATCACCTCACTGAAGATGGCAGAGAGTCACCAGACTCGCCTGAAAGATCGCCTCATCCAATCGCAAAAATATGAGAGTCTGCACCGCTTAGCCAACGGAGTCTGCCATCACTCCAACAACATCCTTCAAGCCCTAACCAGTTATGCCGAACTGGCGCGCATGCAGTCCCCTCCCGGCCAGACCCGAGATTTCATGGACGGCGTGCTGAGAGAAAGCCAGCGAGTAGCCGCACTAAACCGAGTGCTCCTGACTTGCACGGGCCATGGCATGCACCAGTTTGTAGATACTTCCTGGCAAAGCTTCATGGAAGAGTCTCTGCCCACTCTGAAGTGCTGCCTCCCCTCGTCTCATCTCCTGGAGTGGAAACACGAAGGACCGGATGCCTGCATCCATGCCGACAGTGAAAGCCTCCGGCATCTACTGATTAACCTGCTCACCAATGCCTCTGAAGCGACCGATGGAGCCAGTACCGTTCACCTCTGTACCGGAACTGTCATCTGTGAAGCAGCCTACCTGCAAGAAACTCACGTGGACCCCGCCCCCCTGCCCGGTGAGTATCTTTACTTGGACATCATGGACAAGGGCAGAGGCATGGAGCCTGAGGTGCTGAACATGGTCTTCGACCCCTTCTTTTCCACAAAGTTCACCGGGCGTGGCCTGGGCATGGCCGCCGTTCTTGGCATCGTCAAAAGCCACTTGGGCACCATTAAAATCCAGAGTGATGCCGGCAAAGGCACCACGGTGCGGGTGCTACTGCCTTTAGCCCAGAAGTGAATGCTCGTTTCTCAAGCGGGGCGATGTTAGGACTTCACCCGCTTCCGGTGCTTTCGTACCATGCCCATCTCCTTGAGCTTTCGCTGCAAAGTGCGGCGACTCATGGCGAGGAGATCAGCCGCTTCGCTACGGTTGTTTCCAGATTCTTCCAAGGCCTTTAAGATGAGCTGTTTTTCCATCTCATGGATGTCCAACGTTGCCTTCGGGGCCGAGGCCGGAGAGGTCTCCCCACTCGGCTGAAGTGAAGGCACAGGGACCCGCCAGCCCAGCCCTCCCGGCTGGGAAAGGTAGGCAGGAAGGTGCTTGGCCATGACCCGGCTGCTGTTACTCATCACCACCCCATGCTCGATGGCGGTGCGCAGCTCTCGCACGTTGCCTGGCCAATCATAGGTCATCAGCAGAGGCAGTGCATCTTCACCCAACGGTTTGTAGCTCTTGCCATTGGCCGTCGCGAGGTCCTTGAGAAAATGCTCTGCCAATAAAGGGATGTCTCCTTTGCGGGTGCGCAGCGGCGGCATGTGGATGGTGACCACCCTCAGACGCCAGTAAAGATCCTCCCGGAATTTTCCTTCCTCCACCATCTTCGCTAAATCCTTGTTCGTGGCAGCGACCACACGCACATCCACCTTGATGGGTTTGCTCCCGCCCACGCGCTCAATGGTCTGCTCTCCCAAAGCGCGCAATAATTTCACCTGGGTGCTGGCATCGATTTCCCCGATTTCATCCAGGAAAAGCGTCCCTCCATCTGCTAACTCAAAGCGGCCGATGCGACGCTCTTGCGCTCCTGTAAAAGACCCTTTTTCATGGCCAAACAGCTCGCTCTCTAAAATCTGGGGAGACAAGGCGGCGCAGTGAACGGTGACTAACTTGGCCTTGGGCCGTCCACTTAAATTATGCACAGCTCTGGCCACGAGTTCTTTACCTGTTCCGCTTTCGCCTTCGATCAAGACGGTGGCCCGAGTAGGAGCGACTTGCTGAATGGTCTCTAAGATCGGCTTGAGAGTATCTGCCTTCCCCAGGATGCCTTCAATGGAGTATTTCTGCTCCACCTGTTGCTTGAGAGCTGTGTTCTCTTTTTCCAAACTGCGGCTACGCAGGGCGCGTTTCACCAGCAGTTCCACCTCATCCAGATTGAGCGGTTTAGTGACGAAGTGATAAGCCCCACGGCGCATGGCCTCCACCGCAGTATCCACACTGCCATAGGCGGTCATCATGATGCACACGGGCGCGTGCGGCAGGTGCAGAGCAGCCTCCAAAAGTTTCATGCCATCGTCATGACCTAACCGAAGGTCTGTCAGCATGACATCCACTTGGTCATTCTTGAGATGCTCCATCGCTTCTGCTGCATTGGAGGCTACATAGCAGTCAAAGTCGTCTTCTAAGGAAAGGCGCAAGCCATCCCGAGTATGCTTTTCATCATCAACGATGAGGATGGTGGCGGGATCTATCATGAGTGTTTTTCGTCTGACCTTTCAGAACCGGCCTGCAAGAGCCGCACCTTTCTTTCCACCAGAGGTAACCACAGGCTGACGCGGGTGCCTTTACCCGCGCGGCTTTCGATGTCTATCTCGCCACCGTGCTCGCGGATGATGCGGCGCACAATGAGCAAGCCCAAACCCGTGCCTGTGGCGCGGGTGGTGGAAAAAGGTTGGAAGAGCTTGCCCATCTGCTCGGGGCTGATGCCCTTACCACTGTCCTCAAAACTAAGCCGCACCTCAAAGTCTGTGTAGCTGCCCTGGATGGTGAGGCTGCCCCCTTGCGGCATGGCCTGGCAGGCATTGCGAATGAGATTGTACATCGCCTGCTTCATTTGGTCAGCATCCAAAGGCATCACAGGCATATCGGCCCGCAGGTCGAGCCGCACCTTGACCTTGGCTTGATCCAGATCTGGTTTGAGGAATCGCAGGCTTTCGTGCAGCAACTCGGAAATCTGTAGCTTTTGAAGCTGCGGCTGAGTGGGGCGGATAGCGGCGAGGAACTGGCTGATGATGCCGTCCATGCGTTTGATTTCACTCGTGGCCACATCCAGATGCTCACGCAGAGGTTCTCCCGTTTTGCCCATTTTTTTAAGACGCCGCTCCAGCAACTGGAGGTGGATGGTCAAGGAATTGAGTGGGTTTCCCAGCTCATGGGCCACACCTGCAGCGAGCAGGGTGAAGGCATTGAGACGCTCACTTTCGATCTGTTCCTCGGTGCGTTTGCGTGTCTCCGTGACATCCCGGATGAGCATGACAAAGCCGATGGGCTGGTCGTCATCAATGCTCGTGATGTAGAAATTAAGGTAACGATTTTCGGGGTAAAATACCTCCAGATCACGGCTGACCACCGTGCCAGGTTTTAGCAGTTCTGCCCAGTCTAGACCGCGCATGCCCTGGGTGAGCTTTTGCCCGATGACCTGCTGCTCTTGGAACCCGAAAAGCTGGCAGGAAGCACTGTTGACGTAGGTGACAAAGCCGTCTGGATCCAAGAGGATCACGCCTTCCTGCAAAGCCTGGAAGGTCTTTTCCAAAAAACCTTTTTCCTTCATCAATTCCAACACCACGCCCTGCACCTCGGCAGGTTCCAGGCGGTCCATTTTTTTCAGAAGCTTGTCGATGAAGGCAGATCTCATACACTGGGGGCCATGACGGACATTCTGCTGGTTTTATCTACGTTTCCGGATGCTGAAAAAGCGCGACAGACTGGCACATTGCTGGTGGAGTCGCAACTGGCAGCCTGTGTCAATTTGTGCCCCGGCGTCACTTCCATCTATCGGTGGAAGGGAGAGATCGAATCCAGCAGCGAAGTCTTGGCCCTTTTCAAAACCACCCGAGCCCAGTATCCGGCCCTGGAGCTTCGCCTGAGAGAACTGCATCCCTACGAGGTGCCCGAGATCTTAGCCATCCCCGCTGAGCGAGCCTATGAGGCCTACGCCCAGTGGGTGATGGATCAGACGAGAAGCTAGACCGGTTTCCAAAAAGATTGTCTGATTGAAAAGGCGGGCGCGGTGGGATGAGTGGCAAGGCAAGAGCGCAGGCTGCTATCTTGACGATAACAGCCGAGTCCCGCTTGCGCGGGAACGCCAATCATTCCACCCCGTCGCCGCTTTTCGGACAAGATTTTTGGAAATCGATCTACCCCTTTTTCCTCACCTCAAGGGAGGGGACGAAAGAACCGTGACTGGCCGGATAAAATCGGCGATGTGGTCGGCGTGGTAGCCGGGCTGACGAGGTTTGAGGGTAGCTGCGGCAGCAGGAAGTAACCATAACCCCGGAGTCCAGAGGGAGTCGGCACGACCAAACCCTGGTATGTGACGGGACGTTTCAGCTTCGGTGGCACGGAAAGCGGATTGTTATCCTCCAGGGTGAAGTTACCGCTGTAAGTGCCCTTGGCAGCATCAGCCTTCAAGGTCGTCATCGTGGCACTGCCACCGACGAGGGTGATCTTGTTCTTTACGCCGATGTTAAAGATGGCATCAGGATTACGCGCAGGCTCAGCCCCGGAAAGGCTGAAGGCACTGAAGTCCAGATTCACATTGCCGATGGCTTCCAAGCCCAGAACAAGCGGCACGGGCAGGTAACGACCGCCGAAGGCCGTGACATCCAACGGGCCAAAACCCTCCTTGTAAACACGGGCGTTTGCGGTCGTCGTCTCTGGACGCAGCCAGTTCAGGGAACCAGTGATTCGGTTGTCATTGTCATCATTTTCCAAAATGCCTTTATCCAACTGCAGCTTGCCCAAGAGCGACCCCGCCGGCTTGGTTTTATAAAGCGGCTGGAAGACGGCCACTTCGCCCGTCTCACTGATGAAGGCACTGCCTGAAATGGTTTCCCCATCGCCAGTTTTACCGACCCACGTAGCCACACCCGCCAGGGTGACATTGAGAGTGCTGTACCCATACCCGCGAGGGACGTTAGGGATGGATTCCGGCATCTCCAAGGCCAAGGTGTGATAACCGTCGAAGGCATCAGCCTTGTTAGTTTTGGCATCCCAGGTCTGCTTCCAACCTGTGAAGGTCACGGTATCAAAACCATCCCCCAAGGTGGCAGTGACGATGCGGCGAGTGGAAGGATCAATGCGGAAAAAGAGCTCTAGCGGACGCGGTGCAGGCTTGCCCGTGCGGATGATCTGCAGACGTGCCGAAGGCAGAGGAGGAGTAGGAGCTGCCGCTTCATTGAAGACATCCATCACACCCTTTAAAGTGTGAGTAAGTCCGCCATGGATGAGCTTGCCGCTGAAGGCTCCCGTGGTGGTGATTTTCAAATCCAACCGCCCACCGATTTCCTGATTCAGGCTGCTCTGGCGTCCCACGATGGCGAGGTAATCACCAGCGAGTTGGGTGGGCAGTGGCTCCACGGTCAGTTTCACTTTCACGGAGGCTTTGCCAAACTTATTCGCCAACGTCAGTGTCACGTCATAAGGGGTGGCTTTGTACACGGTGGGCTTGCCCCGGATGACTCCAGTGGCGATGTCCATCTTCAAG
It includes:
- a CDS encoding GNAT family N-acetyltransferase; this translates as MIHFSPINLIAIARALAKLPTMSSLTSEPRIEPATIEDMPQLVELLLALFSEEADFRPDKNKQEHGLRLILEQPNRGRIFVLRTDHMVIGMVNLLFTISTAEGGLVILMEDVIVHPQHRRMGYGGRLLAHAIEFAREKHFRRITLLTDKLSAESQTFFAKHGFSFSSMIPMRLVFE
- a CDS encoding TIGR01777 family oxidoreductase, with the translated sequence MRIGITGATGLIGEAFAKLATASGHEVIAYSRRKVPPTGSLKTLQLPPEAPEKLPETPLDALVHLAGESLMGLWTSDKKARIWKSRVDLTQGMMAHLETWSPTHRPSIVLAASGIGYYGSCGDTLLDEKSPRGSGFLAELCEAWEKAAGQASHWGARVVHLRTSMVLAQEGGAYPLMARAFRFALGGRLGKGRQWMSWIHVEDEAALILWALENPQVHGPLNLCAPNPELNSNFTTKLAHSLKRPAFLHVPALALRLLLRGMAEEMLLCSQRAIPGKATELGYRFAHPKLEDAFASLSGGRI
- a CDS encoding HAD family hydrolase encodes the protein MAALQTTIGIIYDYDQTLSPTYMQDETLFPHFGINPGQFWKRSRELVDQEGYDGELAYLKCMLDYLEMDRPSNEELRVLGAKLRYYKGVPEIFNEMNGILSNQHRLLGIKIEHYIISSGLKILLDGSSLAPFVKRIFGCEFGQDKDGRISFPKRVISHTTKTQYIFRINKGMLEPHEDVNDHMDPELRPIPFENMIYVGDGPTDVPCFTLMKRYGGHAIAVYNPDETNRASFRKCYQLSALADRVKHIAPADYRSGSHLRLLLEEMVLSIADNIVRRKKLEIEEGTVSAPHF
- a CDS encoding NAD(P)/FAD-dependent oxidoreductase codes for the protein MNSRFLIIGQGLAGTALAWRLHQRGVAFCVVDRDEERTSSKVAAGLVTPITGMRLNLNWRYGELYPEALAFYQGLEVRLHQRFYHEVPIVRLLRDEKAAALWEKRRLQPEVQPYLRPLQTPLVDPAFFANPHGGFEQRHSGWLDSAAFLKASRDFFQSMGAWQSGEVSPESLTLLDSGLSWNDQFFSTAIFCTGWEAALHPWFNWVPFRSARGTVLNLRADTGHERRIINRGCWLLPRPDGSLRAGPTYELDFDLPHEPSPLALAALDQKLRSLLVQDFAITGTQTGVRPIIQGHQALIGRHPGRPQVAFMNGLGSKGVLRAPWVARQLVDHLLDAAPIESGLDLAGNV
- a CDS encoding ABC transporter substrate-binding protein, whose translation is MFLLALAAEAQEKVTVQLKWKHAFQFAGYYAAVEKGFYQEAGLEVTLVEGGPETHFANELTSGRSQYAVALSSMLIHRNEGQPLVALAAILQHSAEILLVPEVSGINTPHQMAGKTVAVSPEDTPALLAMFKNEGLAADAVKTIPYEFNPEKMLSGVIAGMGAYTINEPFILRERGIPFRLIQPRDYGVDFYGDCLYTTEAEIQKHPARVRAFLDATLKGWQYAMSHREEIIELLKDRYHCPLSREAMHYEADEMARLMFSELIDIGHMNEGRWRHIGDTYVRLGMLPANYSLEGFLYERNPKTDLSWLWWTLGGTIGSTLLLAALVLGLVRVNNRIAQAERQAREAQAMLQTVINTIPVGVVWKDRQSHILGCNQLFADYAGLGSPQNAQGLTQDGLAWTDEKSPHDLPDQEVMEQGSSVLLAEKTLRTASGQLRAFYQSKVPLKNDRGETIGLLSVIEDITSLKMAESHQTRLKDRLIQSQKYESLHRLANGVCHHSNNILQALTSYAELARMQSPPGQTRDFMDGVLRESQRVAALNRVLLTCTGHGMHQFVDTSWQSFMEESLPTLKCCLPSSHLLEWKHEGPDACIHADSESLRHLLINLLTNASEATDGASTVHLCTGTVICEAAYLQETHVDPAPLPGEYLYLDIMDKGRGMEPEVLNMVFDPFFSTKFTGRGLGMAAVLGIVKSHLGTIKIQSDAGKGTTVRVLLPLAQK
- a CDS encoding sigma-54-dependent transcriptional regulator — its product is MIDPATILIVDDEKHTRDGLRLSLEDDFDCYVASNAAEAMEHLKNDQVDVMLTDLRLGHDDGMKLLEAALHLPHAPVCIMMTAYGSVDTAVEAMRRGAYHFVTKPLNLDEVELLVKRALRSRSLEKENTALKQQVEQKYSIEGILGKADTLKPILETIQQVAPTRATVLIEGESGTGKELVARAVHNLSGRPKAKLVTVHCAALSPQILESELFGHEKGSFTGAQERRIGRFELADGGTLFLDEIGEIDASTQVKLLRALGEQTIERVGGSKPIKVDVRVVAATNKDLAKMVEEGKFREDLYWRLRVVTIHMPPLRTRKGDIPLLAEHFLKDLATANGKSYKPLGEDALPLLMTYDWPGNVRELRTAIEHGVVMSNSSRVMAKHLPAYLSQPGGLGWRVPVPSLQPSGETSPASAPKATLDIHEMEKQLILKALEESGNNRSEAADLLAMSRRTLQRKLKEMGMVRKHRKRVKS
- a CDS encoding two-component system sensor histidine kinase NtrB, which translates into the protein MRSAFIDKLLKKMDRLEPAEVQGVVLELMKEKGFLEKTFQALQEGVILLDPDGFVTYVNSASCQLFGFQEQQVIGQKLTQGMRGLDWAELLKPGTVVSRDLEVFYPENRYLNFYITSIDDDQPIGFVMLIRDVTETRKRTEEQIESERLNAFTLLAAGVAHELGNPLNSLTIHLQLLERRLKKMGKTGEPLREHLDVATSEIKRMDGIISQFLAAIRPTQPQLQKLQISELLHESLRFLKPDLDQAKVKVRLDLRADMPVMPLDADQMKQAMYNLIRNACQAMPQGGSLTIQGSYTDFEVRLSFEDSGKGISPEQMGKLFQPFSTTRATGTGLGLLIVRRIIREHGGEIDIESRAGKGTRVSLWLPLVERKVRLLQAGSERSDEKHS